The Spea bombifrons isolate aSpeBom1 chromosome 7, aSpeBom1.2.pri, whole genome shotgun sequence genomic interval GCCTCCATGGTTACACTGCTGCACCAGCACATATGTGACTGTTATCCTGGCTTTCTTGTGATGAAATCAATAGACGGAGCCACTGGACAGTCATTAAGCAGCGAGACCCGCCAGCTCCCCGCCTGCGGATTTTAGCTCTTTCGGGgttgttaaaatattaatgaagAGAAGAAGGTGACCTTCAGCCTGTTGCTGAGTCATAAACTCCAGAGCGCCGAGTCGGTGGACTTCCCGGCTAATGATTGACTAAGTGAAAGTTCCAAAGACGGCTTTAACCGAACAGCCAGCGACGTAATATGATTATTCCCTTCTGTAACCGCGTTATCGCTCGGGCAATAAACACACCTCGTTACTTATCAGAATAACAACCGCACTTAAAGATAAAATGTGGGTGAATTTATCACATATGGAACTgagaaacacagaacctgcagattggccccattcggcccccgtctagtctgcccgtaaagactcaaaccttaatcagtcgttggtctcgtcttagattcatatgcctatcccatgcgtgtttaaatcccttcaCGGTatgagcctctaccacttctgctgggaagctgtccCACTTATCAACAACACTCCAGCCCCGGCATCGTCCTCATCAATAtcaatataattattatctCAGAAATAAAACTGTGCCCTGTCCAGGGTCAAGTTGGCCATCCTCAACAGAGGCGTTCACTTTTAAATACCCGCGATAACTTTAATCTGGAAATTATAGGATGTTCATATAACCAGAAAGCTCCAGATTAAACTaatttgatccatacatttgattaaaaaaaaaaatgcgtctCAATGTAAGGATGGAATTTGGTTCCATCGCAAGTAAAAAGTCTTGGAATTGACACAAAAAGTGACCTCTGGATAAAAGGTATAACTTGTTTTATTTCTACGCAGAAATACGGCTATGGCGGCTGGATCCAGATGCAGCACGGCTGCCAGGTATGTTCGCTCTCATTCATATATGACGAATAGCGTTATATGAGCAAACGACGGCATTCGTTCTCGGCGGCTCCATAAAGTACCAGCGTGTTACGTGTTCAGAAAAGGAACGTATAACAGGATCCATTATTGTTACACATCTTAATTACGGGGTTCattgaattaattaaaatcAGCGGGGGGGGGCTTGCGTTCCTGTATATCCAAACATTTCCTCCTCTGTTGGGAAGTCCTTCTGTCCATCGGTTGTGAAAGTGTCCTCCACAGAACTCTACCACCCTACCATCATGGGTCCGGCAGTGGTAggatacctcccaactgtccagGTTTTCCAGGGATAGTCTTGATTTTTGGGCCCTGTCCTGCTGTCCCGGGTAGCTGTCCCGCTTTTGGGGAGACCGGCCCGAGAAGCTGTAAAATCTGTGTATAACGACACAGGCCGCCATTGCAGCTGTCGGGTGGCCACCCTCGCGATGCTAGCGTTCCAAAGGAGGCTATACGGACAAGGCAGGCATGTGGCCGCACTTCCTGCTTCTACCACTTCCTGGACCAGCCCCGCCCACTTTCAGGACTGCCTCGCCTCTTGCCACACCCCAAACACAGGTGTTCCCACCTGAAACGTTGGGGGCTACGGAATAGGCGACCCTTCATAAAACATGACGAAAGATTTATAAAGTAACAAAGCAACTAAAAGAAAAGCCCTGACggatattacaaatattacGCACCAGACGTTAGTAATAAAACTACAAATAtaccataaaacaaaaaaaacaccaattatGGGCACCTGAATACatgtaattcattatttttattggattataatattaattacatttctggTTGTTACTATTTAACGCTCCACATTCTGCGCCAATTATCACGCATGAGAAATaacgcattattattattattaacaaatgtgatttatggacatTGTACGAAAAACACCAAGGTCTACAAAAAATAGTTTCCAGTTCCTGACGGTGGAAATTAATATTTCTTGTTAGGAGAAGTGATTAGAAGCCGGTCGTTGGATACActttaagctatttttttttttttttgatgaaagAAGCGATCGCGTGAAGCAGGCTACCACTCTGAGATAGaaggtttccatggcaacgGTGGCCAGCCTTTCTtctatatataaacaatttCTCTCCAGAGGATACTTCGGCGAGTCAATACGCGCCAGGCTTCGCTCCTGTTTAAAGACTAATAGACTGTGCTAACCGTGAACGCGTGTTTATAGGTTTTTTCCATAATTAGAATAAATGGGGCATTTGCCAAATGGGCACGGTCAtttttaattacacaaaaaatatactttttctcCTTATTTGCATGCCCATGTACTGATAACcactaaacaaataataaaaaataataaatttagaaaaaaaaaactagcaccACGTGTAAAAGTAGAAATCCCCTCCCCCGTTCACTACTCACAAACACCTTAATTCAGgagtattttaaaaaactaccctatagggtaatatctaaggcaggggcgtccaacgtgcggccctccagctgctgcaggactacatctcccatactcttcagccagccccttagctgtaagagcattatgggagatgtagtcctgcagcagctggagggccgcacgttggacgcccctgatctaAGGCAAGGcgcatgtaaagtgctgccccctgcaggctgcagcatcaaataaaaatgatttgcgCCCCGGGATAACCCTAAAATCCTATAGCCACCCACATATCATCCTCTGGTttccattatctttttttttttttttttttttagggagaaGCAACTATGATGAAAGATGGAAACATTTTCCGGGTTGTTCAGTCTAATTGCTGGGATCCTGAAGTCAGGTTAAAAGAGATGGATCAGTCAGGTACATGTATATTTCATTCTGCGGACAGGTAAATGTACTGGGGGACATGTTATTCTGGATATATTAGATTCCCGTGCTGCAAATCATCTTGGTTCTATCTTCACTGATtaatgaaagagttaataatCACAAAAGTTGCATAGGAGCTAAACGAACTTATGTGttgttaaatttaaatgaatacactatatatatatattttctctatatctatatatataaatatataaatatatatatatatatttcaataaatacatatattttatacacttatacatgacatcatataatcACCTGAATCTTATTTAGAAACAATAACAGAATAACTTCTTAATGCAGGAGTGACAGCACAAGTCTTATCTACAGTGCCGGTAATGTTCAGCTACTGGGTGAGTACTGGGTATCTACTGagaaacacataaatatataattatataacacTAAAGCTACAATGTAGCTAATATGTATCGTTAATTACTCGATTTAACATGTATCAAACAACAGCATTAACCAGAAGAGCCAATTATTGCCCggaaataatatcaataattaacTTGAGACTTGtaacattaataaatgtaaggttatgcatttTGACGGATACCCAAAACAAGTAAATTTTTTtggttaacaaaaaaatcattcacCATTTTTAAACAGGCAAAGCCCCGGGACACTCTGGACATGTCGCGGTTTTTAAACGATGATTTGGCAGCAGTGGTCCGAAAGCATCCGAAAAGATTCATAGGGCTTGGAACGTTACCCATGCAGTGTCCGGAACTGGCTGTGCAGGAGATGCATCGCTGTGTGAAGGAGCTCAAATTCCCCGGGGTACAGATTGGATCGCACGTTAATCAGTGGGACCTAAATTCACCTGAACTACACCCAATATATGCGGTAGGTATCTCCagattacacattttaaatgtaaattctgAACATGAATCTACGCTGGGCTCCCCACCGCCCCTCCACTCCCGGCATCttcaatgcattaaaaggcaccTCGggtgctggaatatgacatcatatcctggtgtgtCATGTCTTAAAGGTGCACAGCGCCTTTTAAATCAGTCTGTAGTGCAGGCAGTCCAGTTACTCccctgtaaccggcccattgtgcAGAGGGGGCTCTTGGCTCTTTGCCGCCCCCCCTTGTCCCGGATACATCACTTCTTAAGAGCCCATGTTTGGCCACCTGATCCCTTTTTTATGCCATGTTTTGTGAATAATGGTACATAGTATGAGGATAAAGTTACATTTCCAGGGATGTCTGGAACCTATCATTTCTCTGACATATTGGAGAAAACTTAAACCCTGGACAACTTaaacaagtaatatataaaattgagGGTGTCCGTGATGTATGTTTGGCCTGAAGGAGTAATTTGTTCCTTTAACCGATCACTTGAAATGTTGACGGTTATATTGCTTTTTCTAGAAATGTCAGCCAGAGGGACTCAACGTAAAGCTAGATAATAATTATCATCAGGAAAGGATCTCGTCAACTCATTGATCTGCCGTCACTGAACGTCACCCGCGCTTTAGCTTTATCTCATGAAGAGGACAACCCCAGGCCCCatatatctaaatattaataataatattatcttctgtgtgtatgtatccaCACTAAcactcaaaagtttggggtcactgagctgttttcatggaaaacaatgaaatttctggctgtaacataattacaaaagggttttctaaccatccattagccttttaaacataaacttggatcagcgaacataacgtgccattggaacacaggagtgatgggagtgataaagggccattggaacacaggagtgatgggagtgataaagggccattggaacacaggagtgatgggagtgataaagggccattggaacacaggagcgatgggagtgataaagggcctctgtatgcctatgctgagattccataaaaaaatcatcCATTTCCAAGAAATTTCTAactgaccccaaacctttgggCAAAAACGGGTAATAACTACTTCCAGGGTCAGAATTTCTTTTTAGGGAAAAAGCTGAAACAGTAGTTCCAGCCGTGGCCTGTTCACCTCTGATCATTCCCATTTTTGAGGCTGAGGTTCTAGACTAGGAGACCTTTGTGTTCAGAAACCCAGACAAGAACCTTCTTCGAGATATATTTACCGCATTCCTACTCCCCGCGGTATCATGCAGAGTCCTCCCGTCCTAGAAGGTGGGTTGTTGTCCAACAGATATCATTGTCCTACAAGGGATTTATTCCAGGATAAGACACCAGAGCCTAAACTCTTTACGTATCTGTGTTTCAGGCTGCAGAAGAGTTAAATTGTTCCATATTCGTGCATCCCTGGGACATGCAGATGGACGAGCGGATGTCCAAGTACTGGCTGCCATGGCTGGTAGGTTAGTACATCGCATGGCGCGCTCTCTTGGACCTTCTAAGACCGTGATACAGTATCTCTTCGTACCAACATTGGCTCTCATAAGACGTTCCTTTTGAAGCTGCACCTGGGACCACCGAGGTCCATCTGTCAGCGTCGCTCTCCTTGCAATAATTAGACAGCTAACCGCGGAAAAAATGAATGGAACCGGAACGCAATTAATTGAACGTTTCAAGCAAAGGAGAACATTTTCAAATCATTCAATCGTATTCCTGACAATAAGAGGCAAACCGATTAgcagttttcattttgtttgagaAACGACAAGTTAATTGTCTCATCTACTGTTGATAggaattaaagtaaaaaaaaataatgatagttaaaaaaaaaaaactgatttattggaGAAATTCTAAAACCTCTCCTCAAAGAGCATCAATGCAAACACCCTGGATAGGAACCGTAGCCCTAAATTATTTGTAACCTAGTATTGCGTTAGAACAAAAGGTCGTAATctgaaactagagggtcagaggcttagatggaatgtaaggaagtttttttaatttactgagagggtggtagataagtggaacagcctccaagcggaagtggtagagggaatttaaacatttaaaattggAAAGGCATATGGCTCATGAatcgaagacgagaccaacgactgattaaggtgcaGGCAAAACAGGCAGATTAAATGGGTCAAATTGATCTGATGGCAAATGAGATGTTTCTATAGGTGCAGTACCAGCGATAGGCAGCAGAGGGCAGTACATACCATTAACCATATGCATATCTATAgtatctatacattttctcaatcAAACTAGCAGCGAAGTCATCCTCACGGTGATCTTGTGAAATATGTTTTAGGCTGATGTTTGCGTCCAAATTATTCCTCTTAATGCTGTCACGTTTACCCACCAGGCATGCCGGCTGAAACCACCACCGCCATATGCTGCATGATTCTAGGAGGAATATTCCAAAGGTTCCCAAAACTTAAGGTTTGCTTCGCACACGGAGGTACGATGCTCGGCAAACGAGAACGATCGAGATTCTATACAATATAATTCAATTCTAcatcaaatataatatttatgttttaccaataataataaaaatagattattaatgggaaaatataaataatccgtgtggaataaaaataaagagattgtttattttatccCATCACGGCTAGCTGAGCATAACGCAAGCTGAAATTCATTGCAGCCATACTTACCAACTGCCCTGATTTGTTCAGGACACTCCCGATAGCTGGTTTCGACCAAGATCCTTATGACAAGCCATTATCGGGGCCACCGCTCCTTATATACCACTCACCCCAtgaaatcaaagggttaaagttcaTTAGGGTGGACAGCggattattattctatttattgaGGAATAAGGGCTAGGTGATCACATGACACTGATCACTGCCTTGGGCAGCCACTGAACACATAAACGATGGGCTTTTAACCCCCGGCGcctattaaaaatgtaacagggATCATTAAACCCGACCAGACACGATCCATGTCCAATTAGCAAGCGGCATCTGTAAATTAGCAATTCAATGCATGGGTTTCAGGTCTATGAAGAATTGGGATAGTTAAACGGCAATAATGATCCGATCCCACTTGGATTGGCTTTTACTTAACTGAGGGgggggtggataagtggaacagcctcccagcagaagtggtagaggctactaGAGTGAgcggatttaaacatgcatgggataggcatacggctcctaaaacgagaccaaggactgactaGATGGGTCAAACGGGTCTTATTGTCAAATTCCAGGTTTCTATGTCTTAAGGCTCATTATAGCACAACCAATGTATTGGAAAGAGAGTTAGCGTTTTATGCGGGAATTATTAAGAGGGTACGCTGTCCTGTTGGGCCGTTTTTCTATACTGGATTTGAGGCGTGAGAACCGACGCATCCTCGGGTCCCTGGCGTTCGGAGGCGGCTGAAGCTTCCCCTCCCGTCTATCCGTTCAGTCATTTCAGTTTAGCGCTTAAGCCGATACAGATAAAGGCGGATAACGGAATTATCGAGCTGTAAACCTGCTATAATTCTATTAGTTACCAACCAATCATCGCTTCCGGGAAGTGGCAGTTTTTAAAGACCAGAGCTGATATTAAAGCGATCATTCTGCGCACAGCAGAAAGGGAATtcgttttaataaagaaaagtaCGGTAAGCCGAGGAAattctactttacagaaagggtagtagacGCCTGGAACAGACTTTCGGTGGAAGTGGTCCGGGCAAACACAATAGACAAATGGGTCTGATTCTAGTGCAGATGTTTAATTCTTCTATTACATGTTATTAATAGAGCGCCAGCGGACtctgtagcgctattacaatagaCAAAGTGAAAAcggtaacattattattaacaatatacAAGATTAACGATAACATTAACACGTTAAAAACATAGCATGTGTCCCCAAATTGCCCATCgattatatacagtacatgcttGACTGATTTCACCTATTAGGGACATTAAGGTCGTTCCGTGGGTCACTAAGTAATGTTAGTAAATGGCCGATGACTTTTGTGTTTTCCAGGGGGAGCCCTTCCGTATACGATCGGCCGCATTAACCACGGCTTTAACGTTCGGCCGGATCTGTGCGCCGTGGATAACGACGACCCGCCGGAGAAATACCTGGGCTCGTTTTACACGGATTCTCTCGTCCACGACCACAAGGCTTTAAAACTGCTTGTCGATGTCATAGGAAAAGTATGTTTCTAATATTCCCTTAATGTAATGCTGCTTAAAATGCTCCAAAATACTACATTTTCCAGTGAATGAAACTAAATAAATCTGTAtatttctgaatatatatatatatataatataatatataaaaataatatatatatcatataaaaccaatattttatttatatatatatatattcagaaatatacagatttatttatatttagggGTTATTGTCGGCACACATGCATGAAATGACCACCTGGAAGAAGCCCCCGTGGAATACACTGAATTCCGCGTTTcttaataaa includes:
- the ACMSD gene encoding 2-amino-3-carboxymuconate-6-semialdehyde decarboxylase translates to MKIDIHSHILPKEWPNLNEKYGYGGWIQMQHGCQGEATMMKDGNIFRVVQSNCWDPEVRLKEMDQSGVTAQVLSTVPVMFSYWAKPRDTLDMSRFLNDDLAAVVRKHPKRFIGLGTLPMQCPELAVQEMHRCVKELKFPGVQIGSHVNQWDLNSPELHPIYAAAEELNCSIFVHPWDMQMDERMSKYWLPWLVGMPAETTTAICCMILGGIFQRFPKLKVCFAHGGGALPYTIGRINHGFNVRPDLCAVDNDDPPEKYLGSFYTDSLVHDHKALKLLVDVIGKDKVILGTDYPFPLGEHNPGRLIETMDDFDDTLKDRLLAENALKFLGLKREQFE